AGCGGGAAGGCCCGGCGCACCATGCCTTTGGCGGTGGCATCCACTATTGCCTGGGTGTGCACCTGGCCCGGATCGAGATCTCCGTGACCTTCACCAAGCTGCTCAACGCCTTTCCGGTGCTGAAGCTGGCGGAGCAGAAGCTCGAGAGGAAGGCCGTGCCCACGTTCAGCGGGTACAAGCGGGTGATGGTGACCACCCGGTAGTACGGCGCGCCCCGGGGCGGCCGCTCGGAGTCGGATCCGAGCGCGCCGCCTCACGGCTGGCGGACCTCAGCGGCGGGTCAGCACCATGGGACCATCGCCGGTGATGGCCACCGAGTGCTCGACGTGCGCGGCGAGCCGGCGGTCCACGGAGACGGCCGTCCACCCGTCGTCGAGCACCTCGATGTCCTCGCTGCCCACGTTGACCATGGGCTCGATGGCCAGGACCATTCCGCGCTTGAGCCGGAGCCCCTTGCCGGGCTCTCCGAAGTTGGGGACGGAAGGCATCTCGTGCATGAAGCGGCCGATGCCGTGACCACAGAAGCTGGTCACCACGGAGAAGCCGTTCTTCTCGACATGGCTCTGGACGGCCCAGCCAATGTCTTCCAGCCGGTTGCCGTGCACGCAGGCGGCGATGGCGCGCTCCAGGGACTCGCGCGTCACCTGGATCAACTTGCGCGCCTCCTCGCTGACGTTCCCGACCGGGATGGTCCGGGCCGAGTCGGCACAGAAGCCGTCCTTGTAGCAGGCGAAGTCGATCCCGATGATGTCCCCGTCCTTGAGGACGACGCTCTTGCTGGGGATGCCGTGGACCACCACCTCGTTCACGGAGGTGCAGAGCACCGCGGGATACGGGGGCGCTCCCCGGGGCGCATACCCCAGGAACGCCGAAGTGGCCCCGGCCTTGGTCATCACGCCGTTGGCGATCTCGTTGAGCTCCCAGGTGGACACGCCAGGGCGGCAGGCGGCTTCGACGGCATCGAGGACGTCGGCGACGATCAGGCCCGTCCGCCGCATCTTCGCGAGGTCATCGGCACTCTTCAGGGTAATGGACAAGGTGCTCACCCAAAAATAAACAATCGGAAATCAGTAGAATTTACCAGATAATTCACCGACCGTGCCCAGTCAAGGGATGTATGGGGTCGGCCCGAGCGAGCATCTGCTGGCTGACGACAGGGTGGCTGTCGGGCCCGGGAGGGGCCCGGCAACCCTCCCAGATTACGAGAGCGCGCGGGAGTATTCCCCCAATCTGTCGCACAGGAGTCCAGCCGTCTCCTTCATGAGCAGCTCACCGAGCGCGTCCGGGTGACGGTTCCTCCAGTT
This is a stretch of genomic DNA from Archangium violaceum. It encodes these proteins:
- the map gene encoding type I methionyl aminopeptidase; translated protein: MSTLSITLKSADDLAKMRRTGLIVADVLDAVEAACRPGVSTWELNEIANGVMTKAGATSAFLGYAPRGAPPYPAVLCTSVNEVVVHGIPSKSVVLKDGDIIGIDFACYKDGFCADSARTIPVGNVSEEARKLIQVTRESLERAIAACVHGNRLEDIGWAVQSHVEKNGFSVVTSFCGHGIGRFMHEMPSVPNFGEPGKGLRLKRGMVLAIEPMVNVGSEDIEVLDDGWTAVSVDRRLAAHVEHSVAITGDGPMVLTRR